From Periophthalmus magnuspinnatus isolate fPerMag1 chromosome 6, fPerMag1.2.pri, whole genome shotgun sequence:
CTGGAGAAAACCAATGAATTTATCGGTGAGTTTACATCAGACACTGCAGAAAGCTTTCGGTCACTCCCATGTAGTTCTGAAGAGTACAGAGACATTTAATATGCCACAAAAATGTCCACGTGCCACCCACGGAACAAAGTCAATGATACACCACATCCGTTGTGTGTTTCCAGAAATGTCTTGTGCTTTGAGCAAAGTGTGATATTCTCCAGAGACTCTGCCCTAAACATGAATCGTGTCAGGATCTGTGTGATAATAATCTGTGACTTGTCCCTTTTCCCTACAGACAAAGCCAAGGTGTCAAACTGCAGAGTCATTGTGCACTGCCTGGCAGGAATCTCACGTTCAGCGACCATCGCCATTGCATACATCATGAAGACAATGGGCTTGTCATCAGACGATGCCTACAGGTAAACATGCTCCGCCCACCCACCACCAGCTGAGCTAAGGTGTCAGGGCTTGAAGAAAGACAAACCACTCTTAAAGGAAATGCTAGACGACTTTCCGATCCTCCCTCCATTCATGAGGAACTAAACATTTGTAGAATCCTTGGCAACAGGCTTTACAATACCTGTCTAGTTAGCACATATCTGACTTCTGTAAAAGAGTTTTCCTactaatttacacattttttcttgttttttcctgtcaggtttgtgaaggaCAGAAGGCCGTCCATCTCTCCCAACTTCAACTTCCTCGGTCAGCTGCTGGAGTTTGAAAAAGGACTTCGTCTTCTTCAGGCACTCACCTCAAACTCAGATGCTGAGAATGCTGAGAGCAGCAGTAAGCAGCACTCGGAGGTTAATGGGGTCGGCACATGTTTGGAAATGAATGGACACAGCAGCTATGAGTCATCTGTGGCAGAGCCGCAGATTCCTTCAGAGCCGAAGCTGCCGTCGCCCACGACGCTGCAGCAGGGCTTTAATGGCCTGCACCTCTCTGCAGAGAGGATCATGGACACGAACCGCCTCAAACGCTCCTTTTCTCTGGACATTAAATCTGTGTACTCCCCCAAAAGTCAACACTGTCCCACGTTGGCACCCACACATTGTGAGGACGTCCCTAAGCTGTGCAAGCTGGACAGTCCTAGTTCAGGCTCTTCGAACGGTGTCTGCTCCCAGTCTCCCGTCCAAGACAGCCCCAGCAGTTCGTCCGACTCGCCGTTCCCCTCTCCAGGAAGTGGAGGCAGCATCGGAGGGCTGGGTCATGGGGGTCCTGACGGAGTCCATCGGTCGTCCAGGCCTCGAAGGAAAGCCAAGCACAGCTCGAGCAGCTCCCCTGTCCACTCCCAGCCACAGCACCCACCCCAGACCCTCAGCTTGTCCCTGGACAGCAACACCCCGTGTGGGGAGGAGAGCCTGAAGGGGTCACTATTACTGTCCCTGCCCTCTCTGCCCAATGTGGGGTCTGGGGCCATGTGGaccaaacacagagacactgtcCAAGCCACTACTCCAGTCACTCCAGTCACCCCCACCACAGACGCCCCCTGGCACTTTGGGGCAGACGAGGGGGGAGACATGGACCTTGGAGTCAATGGGACAGCAGAGGAGTCAACACTGAGGTTAGGGAGCAGTTCGGCCTACGTGGCGTTTGGGTGCAGTGAAGGTGCTCGGTTACGCGATAAATCCCAAAGGGAGAAGCCCCCTACGGGACAAACGCAGAGAGACCACCGAGACATCACGTCCACGACGTCTAACGGTGCCAGCACCGGCGGGTCGGACAAACAGTTCAAGCGACGCAGCTGTCAGATGGAGTTTGAGGACGGCATTTCCGAAACGCGATCCAGAGAAGAACTGGGCAAAATCGGGAAGCAGTCAAGTTTTTCGGGGAGCATGGAAATCATTGAGGTCTCCTGACAGATAATGGACATGAGCTCAATTGTCCCAGTGGGGCAACAATGGACCTAGAAGGAATgcacaaagacaaaaacaaagggATACAGACTTTTACGTGCTCCCTTCATCGGCAGTGTTAAGACTTATGTGACAAATAGAAAACTGAACTCTTTGCATTTGCACCAGGACTACAGACAGAGCCTAACGGACGGTGCATTGCAGACCTGGGGGACATGGAGAAAAGGGGGTAACAGAAGGTACGGATTCATTACTTGGTTGAAAAAagaactgaaacaggacaaGTGTTGTGTTGCATCCCTAATACAGTATATGGAGACTTCCTGTTATGACAGACTGAACCTGCTTGCCTGTGGTCTACTGTAATGTGGGTGTTGAGCTTGTGATCTGAACCAAGCcttgtttttccttttcaaaGCTTCACCCTAAAAAACATTATCGCACGGCTACATCCAAACCTCTCCCCTGCTGTGTGCTCTGTAACATCCAAAAATGACTAAACGTACCACCACAGCACAAGTCTATCAGCATGGACATCCTCTATCAACGGTACAGCGTCAAAACAATGAAGGATTTTTGAGACTTTTGACCCCAGACAAAGTTCTCCCTAAAGCACAGACTTAAACCCGTCGTATCAGTGTTAACCATGTGATGGAGAAGACGATTCGGGATGGACCCTCCCATTACCCCCTCCTCATTCCACCTATGGTCACCACTGAGCATGCACCAAAAAGGCTGACTACAGAccgataaatactatatatatacattatgaATATATATGGCAATTTTAATGGACTCCTTAtagactttttgttcagttataGTTTAATTTATTGTATTGGTTCATTCTGGTAATGAGAATTAATATaatgttttgtggattttcattttcttttgttgaattattattattattattgttattattattattattatttgctgtATGGTATTTATGAACACAATGATACAAGTACACACATCCAATGAGCAATATGTGCTGTTCCTTCTTTGGGAGAGTGAATTACGGCTTTGAAATGCACTTTTCTGCTTTCTATGACAAAGTCCAGTTACTATTGACAAAAGCCAAGTGTGGAAGCTGGAGTCAGTGTTTTGGTGGTAGAATGGCTCCAATAGCACCATTTTGTACGAGCTCGTGAAAAACTGTCCCAGCTCAGCTCAAGTGTTAAATGAAGAGACTGTTCTGTTTGTATGCAACGTCAGTCAGAGCCGCCGCGTGCGCTCTGAGCTCATTTCCATATTCTCAATTTTGAAATCACAAGTTGCCATTTATTAAAGCTTGCATAACACCAGGTATATGCAACCAGCGGTGCAGACTGTCCTCACAGAGCCAGCACCTGTTTGCCATAGTTTCAAAAGCTTCCCACCAAAGCTTCTGACAGGCTCACACTCAAATCTATACAACTGTAAGCACTTGTACATGTACTAGGCCCCACACACACCCTTTTCATTCTCAGGGGATCTTTCAGTGAGCCAAGCCCAGTGCAGGGTACAGCCGTGCTGCTGCTGCCGGTACATCAGCACAATGCATGTCCATAAAGctctttcactctcctctttctatTTGTATTCGTTTTGATTTCCCAAAGCTTTGATAAAAACGATTGAAATGAAGCCCAAATGGAAGACTCTCCTGGTGcgagattatttatttataatgtttcaTGTGTATTTTCTTGCTTTTAGCCCTGATTAGCTTTTctgtctgacctttgacctcctgcTATTGCAGCTATGATAAAATCTGATTCCAGTGTTGACTTTTTGTCCCAATAAAAGGCATGAGGCTCAAGCAACCTGTCCTATTTTTTATACATGTCAATGCAGACGCAGACTGTCCCACCTGCTAAAACTGtggttattattatgattatattattattattactattattattattgtaaatagCAACGCATCTAAGAACACTGATGAGTTTAGACGAGTTTTTAAAGTAAATCCCGATACCTTTGGCTGCTTGACGCAAAATACCTCAGGTTCTCTTGAAAGGCTTTTCCTTCCCCTGTAaatgttttgtgaaaatgagacaaaatacaGACATGACAAATACAACTACCTCtctgcttcttctttttctgtgtgcgtctgtgcgtgtgtgtgtgcgtctgtgcgtgtgcgtgtgtgtgtgaacgggccGGGGGTCTAAATGGGGATTTGGGGATttccacagagcacacagacaACATGACGACATCCTTGTATTATTGATTTAGTGTGTAACAAATTCCCGTCCGTCCACATAACAAGCCATATtgattttttctcttttactcAACAGTGAATGGTGTGTTTCCATTCACGGCTGATGTGAATAATTTATCATATCAAGGTCATCTTTGTATTGTCCGAAATAGAAACTGGAAACTGAATGGGACAGAGCGAGGCATGACGCTGACATAGAACGCTTTATACGACTCCTCCGATGAGCCGAGGCCTTATACGATGAAGAATGTGGTAGAAAATATCCACGGGTCATGAAAAGTCAGGAAAAGTAAAGTGAGCACCcgttgccatagaaattaacCAGTGAAGACAAAGAAGTACGtgaaaaaaaagtaagtaaaagtacagaaaccagagcaaaaaatactcacataaaggtaaaagtatcacatgaaaaatcgatttaagtaaaaatattaaagcatctgtttaaaaatgtagttaaagagtaaaaagttaaaatattttgttgttttaaagcttcaaatgtgtcgattttgctgaatttttaacagaaacaattgatttaatattttttccagctgtttttatttatattcttatttgctcaaattatgaacgagttaataaataaataaaactttagccttttcagcagctcttaaactataataaaatacttttatctttcagtccagttcagaaatgtaatgcagtacaaagtacacacactgtctctcaaatgtagtgaagtaaaagtaaaaagtacccacttaaaaactgacttaaatacagatacttaaatatatatatgtacttttaGGCGTTATGCTTCACCACTGCAGttaataattacaaatatatatctTCTAAAtggcaaagtcctcaaaatggcgcctataaatAGTAATGATATTTAGACTGTATTATGTATTTagagtcgcaccagccaaaaaatgcataataatgaagaaaaaaacatatttcacatataaatcgcacctgagtataagtcgcacccccggccaaactaaaaaaaaagtgcgatttatagcTCGGAAAATGCGAAAATCAAAAGTTAGTCAGGGTTTatgagttttttcagttttaattttgCTCAGCTCCTTTTGCAGCGTGTGTCTTATGAATAATAAACTGTATTAAACAACACCCACAGTCTCCACACTCCCCTGCACCTGCCCACACCTCCAcgctctccctgtgtctccacgTGTTTCCTCAGGGCTCAGTGTTTCCCCATCCACCTGCACAATAGGCTAATCCTGCAGCTCGCTAATCCTCACCAACATCCTGCCAGAcgatcaaatgcagaggacaaatttccgaGAACAATGAAGTAGAGCGGCGCTAAACAGCCACGCCGAGTGACGTCTGAGCTCGGTGTGTCATCTCTGCTTTGCCTCATGGTCTGGCTCTATCCTCGGACTTCCTCTTCACACTCCCGACATACACCAGTGGAATTCATGACTTCACCGCGCTCTTTCCACACGCAGCCTCGTGCTTATCTGCCCCGTAGCTGTATCTTACATATCACGGTGCTGTCCAGGGCGTGGTTTGGTCCGTGATGTGATGTTTGCACAGCGGTAAAAGAAAAAGATGACGCATTGCTAATAACGATAGCATTTGCATTGAGATAGCACCTGGTGTAAGCAAACGGTTGGAGCTCGACAGGTGCCAGAAGTCAggtttccattcatttttcacattgacttttagaaaaaaatttaaatattaagagttcaaagtgTAGAAGTGAGGATctttttgtaactgctgctgtcagactcgttattttggtcttaaatgttcgtattaatccgctgctgatgtatttatttcactattgtgtccgtaaatcaagatatgaacattaataacagacaaaccaagcgttagcaacaggtttgattgacagtgttgctaaatacccgctccctgctaaaccagtggtgttggcgggaaggggcgttaccttcaacagcctcgctcctgattggctctttggttgctatgacactcgagGTTGAAAGTCCGAATACGGAAGccgactccaaattagccgttataactgctagcctcgattagcttcatttgactggagccaaactaaccagctacgtgctaattaACATCCATAACGTGGTTGTTTTAAGGCTTTAAGGTTGGGTAAAACGTAAGATTCtgagaaatgttttattatccATCGTTATCTCAAAGAATAAGCTCTAAAACTACAATAAACTAACAGACAACAGGTCGTTTTTGGACAGCACTTTAACCTCACAACAAGAGCGTCCC
This genomic window contains:
- the dusp8a gene encoding dual specificity protein phosphatase 8 isoform X3; amino-acid sequence: MPLDVVIAPAEDCFWPELQETDMRLKIRVRRMKEGRELRGGFAAFSSCFPGLCEGKPATALPMSLSQPCLPVANVGPTRILPHLYLGSQKDVLNKDLMAQNGITYVLNASNTCPKPDFISESHFMRIPVNDNYCEKLLPWLEKTNEFIDKAKVSNCRVIVHCLAGISRSATIAIAYIMKTMGLSSDDAYRFVKDRRPSISPNFNFLGQLLEFEKGLRLLQALTSNSDAENAESSSKQHSEVNGVGTCLEMNGHSSYESSVAEPQIPSEPKLPSPTTLQQGFNGLHLSAERIMDTNRLKRSFSLDIKSVYSPKSQHCPTLAPTHCEDVPKLCKLDSPSSGSSNGVCSQSPVQDSPSSSSDSPFPSPGSGGSIGGLGHGGPDGVHRSSRPRRKAKHSSSSSPVHSQPQHPPQTLSLSLDSNTPCGEESLKGSLLLSLPSLPNVGSGAMWTKHRDTVQATTPVTPVTPTTDAPWHFGADEGGDMDLGVNGTAEESTLRLGSSSAYVAFGCSEGARLRDKSQREKPPTGQTQRDHRDITSTTSNGASTGGSDKQFKRRSCQMEFEDGISETRSREELGKIGKQSSFSGSMEIIEVS
- the dusp8a gene encoding dual specificity protein phosphatase 8 isoform X1, which translates into the protein MAGGDKGPAKRSAMDIKRLASLIQRGAGRLLVIDSRTFSEYNASHVQGAVNVCCSKLVKRRLQQDKVSVTELLQPNGKVKVELGRKQEVVVYDQSSKEAGHLSKDGFVQILMGKLESTFHKVSLLTGGFAAFSSCFPGLCEGKPATALPMSLSQPCLPVANVGPTRILPHLYLGSQKDVLNKDLMAQNGITYVLNASNTCPKPDFISESHFMRIPVNDNYCEKLLPWLEKTNEFIDKAKVSNCRVIVHCLAGISRSATIAIAYIMKTMGLSSDDAYRFVKDRRPSISPNFNFLGQLLEFEKGLRLLQALTSNSDAENAESSSKQHSEVNGVGTCLEMNGHSSYESSVAEPQIPSEPKLPSPTTLQQGFNGLHLSAERIMDTNRLKRSFSLDIKSVYSPKSQHCPTLAPTHCEDVPKLCKLDSPSSGSSNGVCSQSPVQDSPSSSSDSPFPSPGSGGSIGGLGHGGPDGVHRSSRPRRKAKHSSSSSPVHSQPQHPPQTLSLSLDSNTPCGEESLKGSLLLSLPSLPNVGSGAMWTKHRDTVQATTPVTPVTPTTDAPWHFGADEGGDMDLGVNGTAEESTLRLGSSSAYVAFGCSEGARLRDKSQREKPPTGQTQRDHRDITSTTSNGASTGGSDKQFKRRSCQMEFEDGISETRSREELGKIGKQSSFSGSMEIIEVS
- the dusp8a gene encoding dual specificity protein phosphatase 8 isoform X2; translated protein: MPLDVVIAPAEDCFWPELQETDMRLKIRVRRMKEGRELRGVYSPGRTRQGGFAAFSSCFPGLCEGKPATALPMSLSQPCLPVANVGPTRILPHLYLGSQKDVLNKDLMAQNGITYVLNASNTCPKPDFISESHFMRIPVNDNYCEKLLPWLEKTNEFIDKAKVSNCRVIVHCLAGISRSATIAIAYIMKTMGLSSDDAYRFVKDRRPSISPNFNFLGQLLEFEKGLRLLQALTSNSDAENAESSSKQHSEVNGVGTCLEMNGHSSYESSVAEPQIPSEPKLPSPTTLQQGFNGLHLSAERIMDTNRLKRSFSLDIKSVYSPKSQHCPTLAPTHCEDVPKLCKLDSPSSGSSNGVCSQSPVQDSPSSSSDSPFPSPGSGGSIGGLGHGGPDGVHRSSRPRRKAKHSSSSSPVHSQPQHPPQTLSLSLDSNTPCGEESLKGSLLLSLPSLPNVGSGAMWTKHRDTVQATTPVTPVTPTTDAPWHFGADEGGDMDLGVNGTAEESTLRLGSSSAYVAFGCSEGARLRDKSQREKPPTGQTQRDHRDITSTTSNGASTGGSDKQFKRRSCQMEFEDGISETRSREELGKIGKQSSFSGSMEIIEVS